From a single Brassica napus cultivar Da-Ae chromosome C9, Da-Ae, whole genome shotgun sequence genomic region:
- the LOC106364010 gene encoding uncharacterized protein LOC106364010, producing the protein MAGKVCMVMALIMIGCVLQACNAANVDESQPTQDSRFDCFRTCSTTCGKQNKPCYDECLTKCGLPQRPPRPTTSSSPSSTA; encoded by the coding sequence ATGGCGGGAAAAGTGTGTATGGTGATGGCATTGATAATGATAGGGTGTGTTTTACAAGCATGCAATGCAGCCAATGTTGATGAGAGCCAGCCAACACAAGATTCAAGATTCGATTGCTTCAGAACATGTTCCACAACCTGTGgcaaacaaaacaaaccttGTTACGATGAATGTTTGACCAAATGTGGTCTCCCACAGAGACCTCCTAGACCAACAACATCTTCATCACCTTCCTCCACCGCTTGA